The candidate division TA06 bacterium B3_TA06 genome includes a region encoding these proteins:
- a CDS encoding phosphate butyryltransferase — protein MKKLSELVEKVKSLPKMRVAVAAGEDPHTIEAVARGVTEQMIDATLTGHETHIKEVASEYKIDPAIFKIIDTTDEKAAAQKPVELVNTRKADFLMKGLMDSAVYMRAILDKEKGLLPAGKLLSHVTVLEVPSYHKLLITTDVAVLIAPDLKQKIAMIGYAVDIAHRLGIERPKVAILAAVEKVNPKMDATIEAAILTQMNRRGQIKGCIVDGPLAMDLAVSEESKHIKGVESEVAGDADVLIFPDIEAGNIFYKAVAHLAGAHLAAIVTGAKVPCVLTSRGDDEDSKFYSLALAALMARKGE, from the coding sequence ATCAAGAAATTGTCAGAGCTAGTAGAGAAGGTAAAGAGTCTGCCCAAGATGCGGGTGGCGGTGGCGGCTGGGGAAGACCCTCATACCATCGAGGCGGTGGCCCGCGGAGTAACAGAACAGATGATTGATGCCACCCTGACCGGCCACGAAACCCACATCAAAGAGGTAGCCTCTGAGTATAAGATTGACCCTGCTATCTTTAAGATTATTGACACCACGGATGAGAAGGCCGCCGCTCAAAAACCGGTTGAACTGGTCAATACAAGGAAAGCCGACTTCCTGATGAAAGGTCTTATGGACTCAGCCGTCTACATGCGCGCCATACTGGATAAGGAAAAGGGCCTTCTTCCTGCAGGCAAACTCCTTTCACACGTCACCGTTCTCGAGGTGCCTTCATACCACAAGCTTCTTATAACAACAGACGTAGCTGTTCTTATAGCCCCTGATCTCAAACAGAAGATTGCCATGATAGGCTACGCGGTGGATATCGCCCATCGCTTGGGGATAGAGCGTCCCAAGGTGGCTATCCTGGCTGCTGTGGAAAAGGTCAATCCCAAGATGGACGCCACCATCGAAGCGGCGATACTTACCCAGATGAACCGCCGCGGCCAGATAAAAGGATGCATTGTGGACGGCCCACTGGCCATGGACCTTGCGGTTTCAGAAGAGTCAAAACACATCAAGGGCGTGGAAAGCGAGGTGGCTGGCGACGCCGACGTGCTCATCTTCCCGGATATCGAGGCGGGCAACATCTTCTATAAAGCAGTAGCCCACCTGGCAGGCGCCCACCTGGCCGCTATAGTCACCGGAGCAAAGGTGCCTTGTGTTTTAACCTCTCGCGGCGACGATGAGGACTCCAAGTTCTACTCGCTCGCTCTCGCCGCTTTGATGGCCAGGAAAGGAGAGTAA
- a CDS encoding 3-oxoacyl-ACP synthase: protein MKFFRRFKILGTGAYLPEKVLTNADLEKIVDTSDEWIKTRTGIEKRHIAREDEATSDLIIEAAKEALRNAGLAASALGAIIIGTISPDTFFPSTGCWVQKGLDVPGIPAFDVSAACSGFLYGLEVGSLMLSSIAKPILVAGADILSKITNWEDRGTCVLLGDGAGAVIIAPTDEDRGFLSSILGADGSLGELLIQPAGGSRMPASHETVDKKLHLLYMKGNEIFKYAVRTMGDAAIQAIKLAGVDPDNISLFIPHQANTRIIEATCRRAKVPLDKTHITISWHGNMSAGTIPIAFHDAISKGLIKRDDLVLFAAFGAGFTWGASVLRY from the coding sequence ATGAAGTTTTTTAGAAGATTTAAGATTCTGGGGACGGGGGCATACTTACCTGAGAAGGTGCTGACGAATGCGGATCTGGAGAAGATAGTTGATACCTCTGACGAGTGGATAAAAACCCGCACCGGCATCGAGAAGCGCCATATAGCTCGAGAGGATGAGGCAACCTCTGATCTCATCATAGAGGCTGCCAAGGAGGCTTTAAGGAACGCTGGGCTTGCCGCATCCGCCCTGGGTGCCATCATTATAGGAACCATCTCGCCGGATACCTTCTTTCCCTCCACCGGTTGCTGGGTGCAGAAAGGACTCGATGTTCCCGGCATCCCTGCGTTTGACGTCTCGGCGGCCTGCTCAGGATTCCTTTACGGGCTTGAGGTAGGCTCTTTAATGCTCTCCTCAATCGCGAAGCCCATCCTTGTTGCAGGCGCAGATATTCTATCAAAGATCACCAACTGGGAGGATCGCGGTACCTGCGTACTCCTGGGTGACGGCGCAGGCGCTGTCATCATAGCTCCTACGGATGAGGATCGCGGGTTTCTTTCTTCCATTTTAGGCGCGGACGGCTCACTGGGGGAACTGCTCATACAGCCGGCCGGAGGCTCGCGCATGCCAGCATCACACGAGACGGTGGATAAGAAATTGCACTTATTGTACATGAAGGGCAACGAGATTTTTAAGTACGCGGTGCGAACCATGGGTGATGCTGCGATCCAGGCGATCAAGCTGGCCGGTGTCGATCCGGATAATATCTCTTTATTCATCCCGCACCAGGCCAACACCCGCATAATCGAGGCCACCTGCAGACGCGCCAAGGTGCCTTTAGATAAAACCCACATCACCATCAGCTGGCACGGCAACATGTCTGCAGGAACCATACCGATAGCCTTCCATGACGCGATCTCAAAAGGACTTATCAAACGCGATGACCTGGTACTTTTTGCCGCATTCGGCGCCGGCTTCACCTGGGGCGCTTCGGTATTGAGGTATTAG
- a CDS encoding N-6 DNA methylase → MTAGRKQNTLSQDWGTPQEYVDAVKQVFGGGIELDPCSNKFSIVQAKTEYQLPSHDGLSESWDFKRIYVNPPYGADRERGTTIKDWLRKCAEAHRKYESEVLALIPVATNTSHWKNYIWGRAAAVCFLYDTRLRFLVNGVNWGKGAPMACAMIYWGVNYDAFFETFIRFGAVVDIRSLIEKRIGQKHTKMMLPL, encoded by the coding sequence GTGACGGCTGGACGGAAACAAAATACATTGAGTCAGGATTGGGGAACACCGCAAGAATACGTAGATGCCGTCAAACAGGTGTTTGGGGGGGGAATTGAACTAGACCCATGCTCCAATAAGTTTTCAATTGTGCAAGCCAAGACAGAATACCAACTACCTTCACATGATGGTCTCTCTGAATCATGGGATTTCAAGCGCATATACGTCAATCCTCCTTATGGTGCCGACAGAGAAAGGGGTACAACGATAAAGGATTGGCTCCGCAAGTGTGCAGAAGCACACAGGAAATATGAATCAGAAGTGCTTGCTTTAATTCCAGTAGCAACAAACACTTCGCATTGGAAGAACTACATATGGGGACGAGCAGCAGCAGTATGTTTTCTCTACGACACGAGACTTCGGTTCCTGGTAAATGGGGTAAATTGGGGTAAAGGTGCGCCGATGGCCTGCGCTATGATTTACTGGGGTGTGAATTATGATGCTTTTTTTGAAACTTTCATTCGATTCGGAGCGGTTGTTGATATCCGGTCGCTTATAGAAAAGCGAATCGGACAAAAACATACCAAGATGATGCTGCCTTTATGA
- a CDS encoding pyruvate ferredoxin oxidoreductase (catalyzes the ferredoxin-dependent oxidative decarboxylation of pyruvate to form acetyl-CoA) has protein sequence MLEIRFHGRGGQGTVIASKVLAVAVAKEGRYVQTFPEYGVERRGAPVVAFTRIDTEPIYIRSKIYAPDHLLVLDPTLIAAIDVTEGLKSGGWIIINTEKKAADFPQFKDFKVAIVDATSIALKHRIGSKAAPIVNSAILGAFAKITGFVGIEAVREAVHELSPVKKDENVKAAQEAYDVAKAPEEK, from the coding sequence ATGCTTGAGATCCGCTTCCACGGCCGGGGCGGCCAGGGAACGGTGATTGCTTCAAAAGTGCTGGCGGTCGCCGTGGCCAAGGAAGGAAGATACGTTCAGACCTTCCCGGAGTACGGCGTCGAACGCCGCGGAGCACCGGTGGTCGCCTTCACACGTATCGACACCGAACCAATCTACATCCGATCCAAGATCTATGCGCCCGATCATCTGTTGGTGCTTGACCCAACTTTGATTGCTGCAATCGATGTCACCGAAGGACTCAAATCAGGCGGATGGATCATAATCAACACCGAGAAAAAGGCCGCCGACTTCCCCCAGTTCAAAGACTTCAAGGTGGCTATAGTGGATGCAACCTCTATCGCTCTCAAACACAGAATCGGATCAAAGGCGGCGCCTATTGTCAACAGCGCTATCCTGGGGGCGTTTGCAAAGATCACCGGTTTCGTGGGAATCGAGGCGGTGCGCGAGGCGGTGCATGAACTCTCGCCGGTCAAGAAGGACGAAAACGTGAAGGCGGCCCAGGAGGCCTACGATGTCGCCAAAGCCCCGGAGGAGAAATAA
- a CDS encoding pyruvate synthase, whose translation MAMSLGRMTVNKTGSWRNLRPVIDKEKCNKCGICWKFCPDVSIEIDSEDYPVVILDFCKGCGICAVECPKDAIGMVKEA comes from the coding sequence ATGGCGATGTCGCTTGGCCGCATGACGGTCAACAAGACCGGCTCCTGGCGAAACCTGCGCCCGGTGATTGATAAAGAAAAATGCAACAAGTGCGGCATCTGCTGGAAGTTCTGTCCCGACGTCTCCATCGAGATCGACTCCGAAGACTACCCTGTGGTCATCCTCGATTTCTGCAAGGGATGCGGCATCTGTGCGGTGGAGTGTCCCAAGGACGCAATCGGCATGGTCAAGGAGGCCTGA
- the porA gene encoding pyruvate ferredoxin oxidoreductase, with the protein MQKVMMGNHALSWGALLSRAEVIAAYPITPQTEVVELLSNMCADGSLKAEFIKVESEHSAMAASMGASAAGARTFTATSAQGLALMHEVLHWATGARLPIVMGNINRAMAPPWTIWTDQTDSIAQRDTGWIQIYTSSIQEILDSVIQAYKIAEQIYLPAMVVLDSFVLSHTNENCEVPDQDKVDAYLPRFENAYRLNTDKPAAFGGLTGPDWYYELRYKIERDIQKALPLFEETGKEFGEMFGRYYGLVETYKLDDADIVLVTSASIASTARPVIDQMRSEGHKVGLIRIRVFRPFPSELLRKLLSGRKKVLVVDRNISFGMSGAFYAEVKAALYNVKGRPPMWGYIAGLGGRDVPVDVIKGMIEQTMKEDHPTQDIIWIGVKR; encoded by the coding sequence ATGCAGAAGGTAATGATGGGCAACCACGCCCTGTCCTGGGGAGCGCTGCTCTCGCGCGCCGAGGTGATTGCCGCCTATCCCATCACCCCGCAGACCGAGGTTGTGGAGCTTCTTTCAAACATGTGCGCGGACGGCTCGCTGAAAGCGGAGTTCATCAAGGTGGAGAGCGAGCACTCGGCAATGGCCGCATCCATGGGTGCATCGGCAGCGGGTGCGCGCACCTTCACCGCAACCTCTGCCCAGGGACTCGCCCTCATGCACGAGGTGCTTCACTGGGCTACGGGCGCACGCTTGCCAATCGTGATGGGCAACATCAACCGGGCCATGGCTCCGCCCTGGACCATCTGGACCGATCAGACCGACTCCATTGCCCAGCGCGATACCGGCTGGATTCAGATATACACCTCATCCATCCAGGAAATCCTTGATTCGGTGATCCAGGCCTACAAGATCGCGGAACAGATCTATCTCCCTGCAATGGTGGTTCTGGACAGCTTCGTGCTCTCTCACACCAACGAGAACTGCGAGGTGCCTGACCAGGACAAGGTGGACGCCTATTTGCCCCGCTTCGAAAACGCCTACCGACTTAATACCGATAAACCTGCTGCATTCGGCGGGCTCACCGGTCCTGACTGGTACTACGAGCTACGCTACAAGATCGAGCGCGACATCCAGAAGGCGCTGCCACTGTTTGAGGAGACCGGCAAGGAGTTCGGAGAGATGTTCGGCCGCTACTACGGCCTGGTCGAGACCTACAAGCTGGACGACGCGGATATTGTTCTCGTCACCTCTGCATCCATCGCGTCAACGGCAAGACCGGTGATCGACCAGATGCGCTCCGAAGGTCACAAGGTAGGACTTATAAGGATTCGCGTGTTCCGTCCCTTCCCGTCAGAGCTTCTGCGCAAGCTGCTTTCCGGTCGCAAGAAGGTGCTGGTCGTAGACCGTAACATAAGCTTCGGCATGTCAGGCGCGTTCTACGCCGAGGTCAAGGCGGCGCTCTACAACGTTAAGGGTAGACCTCCGATGTGGGGCTACATCGCCGGACTTGGCGGACGCGACGTTCCTGTGGATGTGATCAAGGGGATGATTGAACAGACCATGAAGGAGGATCATCCCACCCAAGACATCATCTGGATAGGAGTGAAGAGATGA
- a CDS encoding 2-ketoisovalerate ferredoxin oxidoreductase (catalyzes the coenzyme A-dependent oxidation of 3-methyl-2-oxobutanoate coupled to the reduction of ferredoxin producing S-(2-methylpropanoyl)-CoA): protein MRYTIPEQEIMCAGHKACQGCGAANAMRFALKALGPKTMLTLPACCWSVIDGPFPYSSVGVPLFHTAFETAAAVASGIRAGLDMRGDTETNVVAWAGDGGTFDIGIQALSGTVERNDNVIYVCYDNEAYMNTGVQRSSATPWGAVTSTTPPRHFKQERKKDMMAIMAAHGIPYTASASVAYAEDLIRKVNKAKQITGSKFLHIIAPCPPGWRSSPEITIQLARLVVQTHMFPLYEIYEGRYYKLSMDPKKKPITEYLKPQGRFRHLTEEQVAEIDRQVDERYAWLKEQAERSKPWFEAKKEKKD, encoded by the coding sequence ATGAGATACACGATACCCGAACAGGAGATAATGTGTGCAGGCCACAAGGCGTGCCAGGGATGCGGTGCTGCTAATGCCATGCGCTTTGCACTCAAGGCCCTTGGACCAAAGACGATGCTCACCTTACCTGCATGCTGCTGGTCGGTGATAGACGGCCCCTTCCCCTACTCCTCAGTGGGTGTTCCTCTTTTCCATACGGCCTTTGAGACCGCTGCAGCTGTCGCGTCGGGCATCCGGGCCGGGCTTGATATGCGCGGCGATACCGAGACCAACGTGGTCGCCTGGGCAGGAGACGGCGGAACCTTTGACATTGGCATCCAGGCCCTTTCAGGAACGGTGGAACGCAACGACAACGTCATCTACGTCTGCTACGACAACGAGGCCTACATGAACACAGGTGTGCAGCGCTCCTCGGCCACGCCCTGGGGCGCGGTAACGTCCACCACCCCACCGCGCCACTTCAAGCAGGAGCGCAAGAAGGACATGATGGCCATCATGGCCGCGCACGGCATACCCTACACCGCGTCGGCATCGGTAGCCTACGCAGAGGACCTCATCCGCAAGGTTAACAAAGCCAAACAGATCACGGGTTCCAAGTTCCTACATATCATCGCGCCCTGCCCCCCAGGCTGGAGAAGCTCCCCTGAGATCACCATCCAGCTTGCAAGGTTGGTTGTTCAGACCCACATGTTTCCCCTCTATGAGATATACGAAGGCCGCTACTACAAGCTTTCGATGGATCCAAAGAAGAAGCCCATCACTGAGTACCTGAAACCGCAAGGGCGTTTCCGCCATCTGACTGAAGAGCAAGTAGCCGAGATAGACCGGCAGGTTGACGAACGCTACGCCTGGCTAAAGGAGCAGGCCGAGCGCTCCAAGCCGTGGTTTGAGGCGAAGAAGGAAAAGAAAGACTGA
- the alr gene encoding alanine racemase — protein MPQRGRVWAEIDIDALVHNYRLIRETVGEAKVLAAVKAEAYGHGGREVARVLENLGVEYFGVASTEEAIDLRTNGQIRRPILVLSPVPYREIGAIFDYTLTPTVTEEGFAKALAQEANRRGKILGVHVEVDTGMGRTGVSPKEAPALISLVINKPGLRLEGVFTHFPAAETDKEFTEKQVSIFDQLIARLRSEGIEVPALHSANSAAIFKYPQARYDIVRPGLALYGIEPEGMEASLDLAPVLTLRTRIVNLRRLPKGASISYGRTYVLEHETLVATVSVGYGDGYPRALSNKGEVLYGGKRYPIIGTVCMDLMMLDLSKASGAKIGEEVTLIGRDGKALLTADEVAGWACTIPYEITTRISPRVPRIYRTSKRILGARTLLGSTTGL, from the coding sequence ATGCCACAGAGAGGACGCGTATGGGCCGAGATAGATATCGACGCCCTCGTGCATAACTACCGTCTTATCCGGGAGACGGTGGGCGAGGCCAAGGTGCTTGCCGCGGTCAAGGCCGAGGCGTACGGTCACGGCGGGCGCGAGGTAGCAAGGGTGCTTGAAAACCTTGGGGTCGAGTACTTCGGTGTGGCAAGCACCGAGGAGGCGATTGACCTCAGAACCAACGGCCAGATAAGGCGACCGATACTTGTGCTCTCCCCTGTCCCCTACCGTGAGATAGGGGCCATCTTCGACTACACCCTGACTCCCACTGTCACAGAAGAGGGTTTCGCCAAAGCTCTGGCCCAGGAGGCCAACCGCAGGGGCAAAATTCTGGGTGTGCACGTAGAGGTAGATACGGGTATGGGCCGCACCGGCGTCAGTCCGAAAGAGGCGCCCGCACTCATCTCGCTTGTCATCAACAAACCCGGCCTGCGGCTTGAGGGTGTCTTCACCCACTTCCCTGCAGCTGAGACTGATAAGGAGTTTACAGAAAAACAGGTCTCGATCTTCGATCAACTTATCGCACGGCTGCGCAGCGAAGGAATCGAGGTGCCTGCGCTGCATTCGGCGAACTCTGCGGCTATCTTCAAATACCCTCAGGCTCGCTATGACATTGTAAGGCCTGGCCTTGCGCTTTACGGAATCGAGCCTGAAGGAATGGAGGCTTCCCTTGACCTTGCGCCGGTGCTGACACTTCGGACGCGGATCGTGAACCTTCGGCGTCTTCCCAAAGGCGCAAGCATAAGCTACGGCAGAACGTATGTTCTGGAGCACGAGACCCTTGTGGCGACGGTTTCGGTTGGCTACGGCGACGGCTACCCACGGGCGCTGTCAAACAAAGGCGAGGTGCTTTATGGCGGCAAACGCTACCCGATCATCGGCACGGTATGCATGGACCTCATGATGCTGGATCTCTCAAAGGCTTCGGGTGCAAAGATTGGTGAGGAGGTAACGTTGATCGGTCGGGACGGCAAAGCGCTCCTTACGGCAGACGAGGTCGCCGGCTGGGCTTGCACCATCCCTTACGAGATAACCACGCGCATAAGCCCAAGAGTGCCCCGCATCTATAGAACCTCTAAACGCATCCTTGGAGCACGCACGCTCCTTGGATCAACCACAGGCTTATGA
- a CDS encoding transcriptional regulator, whose protein sequence is MPEGVICQSCLMPMTKPEHFGTEADASQSKEYCTHCYQKGQFTNPEMSMEDMVAYLAPNWGEWTQRPDLTAEQAKPEISGMLSNLKRWKA, encoded by the coding sequence ATGCCTGAAGGAGTGATATGTCAGAGTTGCTTGATGCCGATGACTAAACCCGAGCACTTCGGCACCGAGGCAGACGCCTCTCAAAGCAAAGAATACTGCACCCACTGTTACCAGAAGGGGCAGTTCACCAATCCTGAGATGAGCATGGAAGATATGGTCGCATACCTCGCTCCCAACTGGGGAGAATGGACCCAAAGGCCTGATCTGACCGCTGAGCAGGCAAAGCCTGAGATCAGCGGAATGCTTTCAAACCTTAAGCGCTGGAAAGCGTAA
- a CDS encoding glyoxalase, with protein MSKIVHIEIPAPDLEKAAEFYSKVFGWKVEMTPEMDYAMWSAGEDAVGGGFSKQAKPSTEGALLHIGVDDIEAKLVEIEAAGGKIVAPKTKISDEWGYYAEFLDVFGNKLGLWSKK; from the coding sequence ATGTCCAAGATAGTTCACATCGAGATCCCGGCGCCGGATCTCGAGAAGGCAGCCGAGTTCTACTCTAAGGTATTCGGCTGGAAGGTTGAGATGACACCTGAGATGGACTACGCTATGTGGTCTGCGGGTGAAGATGCGGTAGGCGGCGGGTTCAGCAAACAAGCCAAGCCCTCCACCGAGGGTGCCCTCCTGCATATCGGAGTGGATGACATCGAGGCCAAGCTTGTCGAGATCGAGGCAGCGGGCGGAAAGATAGTCGCCCCCAAGACCAAGATCTCGGACGAGTGGGGCTACTACGCCGAGTTCCTGGACGTCTTCGGCAACAAGCTCGGCCTGTGGTCCAAGAAGTAA
- the glnA gene encoding type I glutamate--ammonia ligase yields the protein MEDLMSSHEELINKLKEGGVEFVDLKLSDLSGRLHHITFPLARLQTALAQGVGFDGSSLGGFRDVAESDLVVKPDTSHLFIDPFYERPTASLYGDIYEPDGQTPFSACPRNILRMVVEFIRKEGLADRIFVLPEFEFYLFDEAEFYLETSASGYLVSSCEAEPPSGLQNAYHITPPTDAFANLRSEMVRVIQEAGIEVKYHHHEVGRYAQAEIETALLDITRAGDAIQTVKYLIKNAARAGGIYATFMPKPLANEAGSGMHIHIQLWKDNRNVFSSEKDENELSETALMFLGGIIKHSRALCAFSNPTTNSYRRLRGGIEAPSRVFHSRANRKAALRVPGYVRGTKDLRFEYRVPDATSNPYLALAGILLAGLDGVRKALNPGELVEDQPEADDDRFPRLPASLTEALGALNADAYFLAEQGLFPKELIHKWIKTKEKEIEEIESYPTPAEFVKYFAL from the coding sequence ATGGAGGATTTAATGAGTAGCCACGAGGAATTGATCAATAAACTGAAAGAAGGCGGTGTTGAGTTTGTGGACCTAAAGCTCTCCGATCTTTCGGGGAGATTGCATCACATCACCTTTCCATTAGCAAGACTCCAGACGGCTCTTGCCCAGGGGGTGGGCTTCGACGGCTCCTCACTCGGCGGCTTCCGTGACGTTGCCGAATCCGACCTCGTAGTGAAACCGGACACCTCACACCTTTTCATAGATCCATTCTACGAGCGACCCACTGCAAGCTTGTATGGCGACATCTATGAGCCTGACGGCCAGACGCCCTTTTCCGCCTGTCCCCGGAACATACTCAGAATGGTGGTAGAGTTCATACGAAAAGAGGGGCTCGCAGACCGCATCTTCGTGTTGCCTGAGTTTGAGTTCTATCTGTTTGACGAGGCTGAGTTCTACCTGGAAACCAGCGCCTCGGGTTATCTTGTCTCCTCGTGCGAGGCAGAGCCACCTTCGGGACTGCAGAACGCCTACCACATCACGCCTCCCACGGATGCCTTTGCCAATCTACGCAGCGAGATGGTACGAGTCATACAGGAAGCAGGGATAGAGGTGAAGTATCATCACCACGAGGTGGGACGCTACGCTCAGGCAGAGATAGAAACGGCTTTGCTTGATATTACTCGGGCAGGGGATGCGATTCAAACCGTCAAATATCTTATCAAGAACGCTGCTCGAGCCGGGGGGATATACGCCACCTTCATGCCCAAACCCCTTGCAAATGAAGCTGGCAGCGGCATGCACATCCACATCCAGCTGTGGAAGGACAACCGCAACGTATTCTCATCAGAGAAAGACGAAAACGAGCTTTCCGAGACTGCACTCATGTTCCTGGGCGGCATAATCAAACATTCAAGGGCCTTGTGTGCCTTCAGTAATCCGACCACCAACTCCTATCGTCGCTTGAGAGGCGGAATCGAGGCACCATCGAGGGTGTTCCACTCACGTGCCAACCGCAAGGCCGCTCTCCGGGTACCAGGATACGTGAGGGGAACAAAGGATCTGCGCTTCGAGTATCGGGTGCCCGACGCAACCTCGAATCCCTACCTTGCTCTTGCAGGAATCCTTCTGGCAGGGCTTGATGGGGTCCGTAAGGCCCTCAATCCCGGCGAACTGGTCGAAGATCAACCCGAAGCCGACGACGATCGGTTCCCGCGGCTGCCAGCAAGCCTTACAGAAGCACTTGGGGCACTCAACGCAGATGCCTACTTCCTCGCCGAGCAAGGCTTATTCCCAAAAGAGTTAATCCATAAATGGATCAAAACAAAGGAGAAAGAGATAGAAGAAATCGAGTCCTATCCTACTCCCGCTGAGTTCGTAAAGTATTTCGCGCTTTGA
- the gap gene encoding type I glyceraldehyde-3-phosphate dehydrogenase — protein sequence MAVRVAINGFGRIGRLFFRSAFRDKGLEFVAVNDITDAKTLAHLLKYDSVHRGERLDVVPEGDGFSIEGRDVKVLAEKDPAALPWKELGVDIVVESTGLFRTYEKASAHLEAGAKKVVISAPAKGEHPVPTLVMGINHETYKPAEHHIVSNASCTTNCLAPVVKVLDEGFGIEKGYMTTIHAYTADQRILDAPHRDLRRARAAALSMIPTTTGAAKAIIKVMPHLKGKLSAISIRVPTPNVSIVDFAAVVSKTTTIQEVNSAFKKSADGNLKGILEYSSEPLVSVDFTTNPASAIFDAPLTSVVGGNLVKVFAWYDNEWGYANRIRDLVLYMGGRL from the coding sequence ATGGCGGTGAGAGTAGCCATCAATGGCTTTGGTAGAATAGGACGTCTGTTCTTCCGATCGGCTTTCAGGGACAAAGGGCTCGAGTTCGTGGCGGTCAACGATATCACCGATGCCAAGACATTGGCGCATCTTTTGAAGTATGACTCGGTCCACCGCGGCGAACGCCTGGATGTAGTTCCCGAAGGTGATGGATTCTCCATCGAGGGACGAGATGTAAAGGTGCTTGCAGAAAAGGACCCGGCCGCCCTGCCCTGGAAGGAGCTGGGTGTGGACATCGTGGTCGAATCAACCGGGCTGTTCCGGACATACGAGAAGGCCTCTGCCCACCTTGAGGCCGGTGCGAAGAAGGTTGTGATCTCGGCCCCGGCCAAGGGCGAGCATCCGGTGCCAACGTTGGTGATGGGTATCAACCATGAAACCTACAAGCCAGCCGAGCATCACATTGTATCCAACGCAAGCTGCACCACCAATTGTCTGGCCCCTGTGGTGAAGGTGCTTGACGAGGGATTCGGCATCGAGAAGGGCTATATGACCACCATCCACGCCTACACCGCTGACCAGCGCATCCTCGATGCGCCGCACAGGGATTTAAGGAGAGCAAGAGCCGCTGCACTCTCCATGATTCCCACAACCACCGGTGCAGCCAAGGCGATCATCAAGGTGATGCCGCATCTTAAGGGCAAGCTATCCGCAATATCCATTCGTGTTCCTACCCCTAACGTCTCGATCGTTGACTTCGCCGCAGTAGTAAGTAAAACCACGACCATCCAGGAGGTTAACTCTGCCTTCAAGAAATCCGCCGATGGGAATCTCAAAGGAATCCTCGAATACTCGAGTGAACCCCTGGTCTCGGTCGATTTTACAACCAACCCTGCCTCAGCAATCTTCGACGCCCCGCTCACCTCTGTAGTGGGGGGTAACCTCGTCAAGGTCTTTGCCTGGTACGACAACGAGTGGGGTTATGCGAACCGGATAAGGGACCTGGTTCTCTACATGGGGGGGCGGCTATGA